A region of the Vibrio chagasii genome:
GTCACCTGTTACTTTCGCTAGCTCAGCTAGACGAACTTCAGCAGACACTAGGCTCTTACGAGAAGTGAAACCGAATTTAGGTAGACGTTGTTTTAGAGGCATTTGACCGCCTTCAAAACCTGGACGAACAGAGCCGCCAGAACGTGACTTTTGACCTTTGTGACCGCGGCCACCTGTTTTACCAAGGCCAGAACCGATACCACGACCTACACGCTTCTTAGAAGGTTTAGAGCCAGCAGCCGGTGATAGAGTATTCAAACGCATTCTGATTACTCCTCAATCTTAACCATGTAGTAAACCTTGTTGATCATACCGCGTACGCACGGAGTATCTTCAAGTTCTACTGTATGGTTGATGCGACGAAGACCTAGACCTTTAAGACACGCTTTGTGCTTAGGTAGGCGACCAATTGAGCTTTTAGTTTGAGTTACTTTAATAGTTGCCATCGTGTGCTTACTCCGAAATAGATTCAACAGTTAGACCACGTTTAGCAGCAACCATTTCTGGTGACTTAACGTCTACTAGAGCACCAATCGTTGCACGAACGATGTTGATAGGGTTCGTAGAACCGTATGCTTTAGAAAGTACGTTATGTACGCCCGCAACTTCAAGTACAGCACGCATTGCACCACCGGCAATAACACCTGTACCTTCTGCAGCTGGCTGCATGTAAACTTTAGAGCCCGAATGACGACCTTTCACCGGGTGGTGAAGAGTGCCTTCGTTCAGCGCAACAGTAACCATGTTACGACGCGCTTTTTCCATTGCT
Encoded here:
- the rpmD gene encoding 50S ribosomal protein L30 is translated as MATIKVTQTKSSIGRLPKHKACLKGLGLRRINHTVELEDTPCVRGMINKVYYMVKIEE
- the rplO gene encoding 50S ribosomal protein L15, which codes for MRLNTLSPAAGSKPSKKRVGRGIGSGLGKTGGRGHKGQKSRSGGSVRPGFEGGQMPLKQRLPKFGFTSRKSLVSAEVRLAELAKVTGDVVDLNSLKAANVITKNIEFVKIVLSGDLSKAVTVKGLRVTKGAKAAIEAAGGKIEE
- the rpsE gene encoding 30S ribosomal protein S5, with protein sequence MAKEQQQANDLQEKLIAVNRVSKTVKGGRIMSFTALTVVGDGNGRVGFGYGKAREVPAAIQKAMEKARRNMVTVALNEGTLHHPVKGRHSGSKVYMQPAAEGTGVIAGGAMRAVLEVAGVHNVLSKAYGSTNPINIVRATIGALVDVKSPEMVAAKRGLTVESISE